A genomic window from Arthrobacter sp. FW305-BF8 includes:
- a CDS encoding Cgl0159 family (beta/alpha)8-fold protein, producing MSLNPGSAALAVDDNPRRYEHLSTIRLEDPDAVARAAKARRRHPGLKHGRQNFIVAADHPARGALSVGSDPVAMADRRQLLDRLQIALANPAVDGILASPDIMDDLLLLGALDGKLVFGSMNRGGLAGLVNEFDDRFTGHTAAALEELGADGGKMLTRICLGDPDTVALLEATARAIDSLAERKLIAMVEPFLSVRENGRVRNDLSPDAVIKSIAIAEGLGSTSAYTWMKLPVVAEMERVMAATTMPTVLLGGDPAGTQDEVFATWGAALALPGVQGLTVGRTLLYPQDGDVAGAVAAAASLLHHTTSAFTAEVSE from the coding sequence GTGAGCCTCAACCCCGGTTCCGCTGCCCTGGCGGTGGATGACAACCCCCGCCGATACGAACACCTGAGCACCATCCGGCTCGAAGACCCCGACGCCGTGGCCCGGGCAGCCAAGGCCCGCCGCCGCCACCCCGGCCTGAAGCACGGCCGGCAGAACTTCATCGTCGCCGCCGACCACCCGGCCCGCGGCGCCCTCTCAGTTGGCAGCGACCCGGTGGCCATGGCCGACCGCCGCCAGCTCCTGGACCGGCTGCAGATCGCGCTGGCCAACCCGGCAGTCGACGGCATTCTGGCTTCCCCGGACATCATGGACGACCTGCTGCTGCTGGGCGCCCTCGACGGCAAGCTCGTGTTCGGTTCGATGAACCGCGGCGGCCTCGCCGGCCTCGTCAACGAGTTCGACGACCGCTTCACCGGCCACACCGCCGCGGCGCTGGAAGAACTGGGCGCGGACGGCGGAAAGATGCTGACCCGCATCTGCCTCGGCGACCCGGACACGGTTGCGCTGCTCGAGGCCACGGCGAGGGCCATCGACTCGCTCGCCGAGCGCAAGCTTATCGCCATGGTGGAGCCCTTCCTGTCCGTCCGGGAGAACGGCCGGGTCCGCAACGACCTGAGCCCGGACGCCGTGATCAAGTCCATCGCGATCGCCGAGGGCCTGGGCTCCACGAGCGCCTACACCTGGATGAAGCTGCCGGTCGTTGCCGAGATGGAACGCGTCATGGCCGCCACCACCATGCCCACCGTGCTGCTGGGCGGGGACCCGGCAGGCACCCAGGACGAGGTGTTCGCCACCTGGGGAGCCGCCCTCGCCCTGCCCGGCGTGCAGGGACTCACCGTCGGCCGGACCCTGCTGTACCCGCAGGACGGCGACGTTGCCGGAGCGGTCGCCGCGGCCGCATCACTCCTCCACCACACCACATCAGCCTTCACCGCAGAAGTATCGGAGTAG